The nucleotide window CTTAACACTATTCTTTATGGGCCACCGGGAACAGGAAAGACCTACCGCACCATAAATGAGGCTGTAGAAATCCTTGACCGCGACTTTTATTCTGAAAACAAGGAAGACAGACAAGAAATCCAGGATCGCTTTGAAGAACTGAAAGAAGTGGAACATCGTGTGGACTTCGTCACTTTTCATCAGAGCTTCAGTTATGAGGAATTCATCGAAGGGCTGAAAGCGGTGACTGAAGACGGAAAGGTTTTTTACAAAGTAGAGGACGGCCTGTTCAAGAAACTGTGCGCGCGTGCCCAAGGCGGCAGGCGCGGACTTTCTTTTGAGCAATATATTGAGAAGTTGAAAGAGGAATGCTCGGAAAATGCTGTCGAGATGAAAACAGTCAGAGGCAATCCTATTCAAGTGACTTATCGGGGCGGGGTAACCTTCCGTGTTTCGCCGGGAAGGCAAACAGAAGAGCCTGGAGCTGACTATCCGGTGTCAATTGACAGTATTGTCAAGACATATTTGGGTGCCGATTTCAGAGAGTTTCACAACCCGTCCTACATCCGGGCGGTTATCAATTACATTGAAGAGAAATACAAGCCTACGGAGTTGCCTGGTGAGGAGTCGGAACCTTACCTTCTGATTATTGACGAAATTAATCGGGGTAATATTTCAGCCATTTTTGGTGAATTGATTACCTTGTTAGAACCGTCAAAGCGCGCCGATGCCGACGATGAGCTGAGTGTTGTTCTTCCTTATTCCCAAGAGTACTTTAGTATTCCCGCCAACCTCTACATTGTCGGAACGATGAACACCGCCGACCGCTCTATTGCACTGCTGGATACCGCCTTGCGGCGTCGCTTCCGGTTTGTGGAGATGATGCCGAACTATGAACTTCTGAAAGATGTGAAGGTGGGGGATATTGAAATACCCCTGTTGCTCGAAACTATAAACCAGCGTATAGAAGTCTTGTACGACCGAGACCACCAGATAGGGCACACTTACTTCCTGCCTCTCAGAAAAGAGCCGACCTTGGAGAAACTGGCGGATATTTTCCGCCATTCCATTCTGCCGCTTCTGCAGGAGTACTTTTACGATAATTGGGAGAAAATTAATCTGGTGCTTAACAACAACGGGTTTGTTGCTGCGGAAGACTCTCCCAAGATGCCGTCCAATGACTTGATTGACCCTGACAAGAAAATCTGGCGCATTGCCGGAGAGAGTGTTTTCAGGGATGCTGAAAAATACAAGTCAATTTATGACAAGCAAAATACCGATGGATAAACAGAAAACAATTTTTCTGCGCGAGTTTGAAACGCTTGGTTATGACTCACGGGCAGACAGGCAAGTCTCCAAAGATGACTTTGAAGAAATCAGAAATTTTGTCCTGTCAAAGCCGGTAGGGGGTCAATCCGTTCTGAAACTGGAACACCAGAGATTGAAGGCAAGAAACTTCGTCGGCATTCTCCAGACTCGTCGCGGCACCACAATCGAGATTCTGCCCAAGATTGATTTGGCCGGTGCTGACAGCATTGAGAAAGAAAAAACAATCTTTCTGAAAATGCTCCAGGTATGGCGAGACGGCCCATGCAAAAACATGGGTGATGCCGATATACGGACAATGAAAAACTTTCCCTTGCTGGAAGTTTTCATCCAGATGTTTCTTGCAGACTTGCTGGAACTCACGCGCCGGGGACTTGCGCGCAGTTACAGCAGGGTGGAAAACAATCTCCGCGTGCTGAAAGGAAAACTCATCTTCTCCAAACACATAAAGCACAACCTGATACACCGCGAGCGTTTCTATGTGCAGTATGAGGAATTTTCCGCCAACCGCCCGGTGAACCGCCTGCTAAAGTCCACCGTGCTGCTCTTGCAGCGCCTGAGCCGGAGCGTAAAAAACCAGACACTGGCACACCAGGCACGTTTTTATTTCGAGGATATCCCCGAATCAAAAAACATCGCAGTTGACCTGACCCGCGCCAAAGTGGACCGCACAATGCCTCTTTACACCCGTCTGTTTCCGTGGGTAAAACTGTTTCTGGAGAACAGCGCTCCCGCCGCATACCAGGGCCAAAGTCCGGCTTTTGCCCTGCTGTTCCCGATGGAGAGAATCTTTGAGGATTATGT belongs to Gammaproteobacteria bacterium and includes:
- a CDS encoding McrC family protein; translated protein: MDKQKTIFLREFETLGYDSRADRQVSKDDFEEIRNFVLSKPVGGQSVLKLEHQRLKARNFVGILQTRRGTTIEILPKIDLAGADSIEKEKTIFLKMLQVWRDGPCKNMGDADIRTMKNFPLLEVFIQMFLADLLELTRRGLARSYSRVENNLRVLKGKLIFSKHIKHNLIHRERFYVQYEEFSANRPVNRLLKSTVLLLQRLSRSVKNQTLAHQARFYFEDIPESKNIAVDLTRAKVDRTMPLYTRLFPWVKLFLENSAPAAYQGQSPAFALLFPMERIFEDYVAHRLRREMDGWRINTQEKILYLIKENPEGRREFQMRPDIVARKRDKTKILVMDTKWKRLNKNSRHHNISQSDLYQLYAYGKKYKKKYAVSQTPVTLYLLYPRNENFREKMSFCYENNLYLHVYPVRLDSESQFKGDQFPECKTGIGKQE
- a CDS encoding AAA family ATPase, giving the protein MEEKEMFTWVPFYEEFAGILLEYRDSQGELIRFLEELRSEGLKITPLQDRNSEGKKNLLTEIDPFTFYGVFNRRIKWPARIAIMEAIKEGFEVKADVPTDCTSIPILHTMKSWFFPFAPKKEKDHVEKLWRLYELALGKDPLNDDKFADAFNEAISLRQVRFNLTMGLFWIRPHVFLNLDGPVRRYLKHLYPGIPWKSLWGRFNFEKYKETCDQVRENGRRPFYEISHEAFCYVKEQKKAKASVNPVIGSPESDEGKAIDIPLNTILYGPPGTGKTYRTINEAVEILDRDFYSENKEDRQEIQDRFEELKEVEHRVDFVTFHQSFSYEEFIEGLKAVTEDGKVFYKVEDGLFKKLCARAQGGRRGLSFEQYIEKLKEECSENAVEMKTVRGNPIQVTYRGGVTFRVSPGRQTEEPGADYPVSIDSIVKTYLGADFREFHNPSYIRAVINYIEEKYKPTELPGEESEPYLLIIDEINRGNISAIFGELITLLEPSKRADADDELSVVLPYSQEYFSIPANLYIVGTMNTADRSIALLDTALRRRFRFVEMMPNYELLKDVKVGDIEIPLLLETINQRIEVLYDRDHQIGHTYFLPLRKEPTLEKLADIFRHSILPLLQEYFYDNWEKINLVLNNNGFVAAEDSPKMPSNDLIDPDKKIWRIAGESVFRDAEKYKSIYDKQNTDG